The following nucleotide sequence is from Petrotoga sp. 9PWA.NaAc.5.4.
TATAAATCTCATAATAATTATCATATATTTCCATTTCTTCATAATTCGGTTCAATAATATCTTTAAATTTTATCCATTTTAAAACATCTTCAACTTTTTGACCATCTCCTAAAGCTGCTAACATTGCTGCTCCATATGCACCACCTTCATCTATTTCAGGTAATTTTACCGGCATTTTAAAGTTCGTGGCAACTATTTTTGCCCACGTCTTATTTTTTGCTCCTCCACCTACTATTCTCATATCTTTAATTATTGTTTTTCCTTTTATTAACTCATAAGAATCTCTTAATCCAAAAGTTATTCCTTCCATTGTTGATCTCAAGATATCATTTTCATTGTTAAGCGAGGATATCCCAAAAAACACTCCTCTCGCATTTGGATCTCTATGCGGTGTCCTTTCTCCATTTAAATACGGT
It contains:
- a CDS encoding FGGY-family carbohydrate kinase produces the protein PYLNGERTPHRDPNARGVFFGISSLNNENDILRSTMEGITFGLRDSYELIKGKTIIKDMRIVGGGAKNKTWAKIVATNFKMPVKLPEIDEGGAYGAAMLAALGDGQKVEDVLKWIKFKDIIEPNYEEMEIYDNYYEIYKKIYISLKEDFAILSKVQK